From the genome of Spirochaetales bacterium, one region includes:
- a CDS encoding ATP-binding cassette domain-containing protein — protein MNIGLHTILPSPLAERPGKSELWGKPITLTPGGIVLFHAPSAGGKTTLISMIYGLRGDYEGDITLGEKNISSLSAPEWAALRQRHLSIVFQDMRLFPGLTGMENILVKARLTGTIDDSGIRDMAGRLDVGGVLDRAAGTLSRGECQRIAILRALVQPFDWLLLDEPFSHLDRGNARRAAGLIKEECGKRSAGLIMADLDDDEGWFPYDMKVRI, from the coding sequence ATGAATATCGGACTACATACTATCCTTCCGTCGCCGCTCGCAGAGCGTCCCGGAAAATCGGAACTCTGGGGTAAACCGATTACCCTGACCCCGGGCGGTATCGTCCTCTTTCATGCCCCGTCGGCCGGGGGGAAGACGACCCTCATTTCCATGATATACGGACTGCGCGGCGATTATGAGGGGGATATCACGCTGGGAGAAAAGAATATTTCCTCGCTTTCGGCCCCCGAATGGGCGGCGCTTCGTCAACGGCACCTTTCGATCGTTTTCCAGGATATGCGACTCTTTCCCGGGTTGACCGGTATGGAGAATATCCTCGTCAAGGCCCGTCTCACCGGTACGATCGATGATTCCGGAATACGGGACATGGCCGGACGGCTCGATGTGGGGGGCGTGCTCGACAGGGCCGCCGGCACCCTCTCGAGGGGCGAATGCCAGCGGATCGCGATTCTCCGGGCGCTGGTGCAGCCGTTCGACTGGCTGCTTCTCGACGAACCTTTCAGCCATCTCGATAGAGGTAACGCCCGACGCGCCGCCGGACTCATCAAAGAGGAATGCGGGAAGAGATCCGCCGGGCTTATCATGGCTGACCTCGACGATGATGAGGGTTGGTTCCCCTATGACATGAAGGTGAGGATCTGA